In the Thermodesulfobacteriota bacterium genome, one interval contains:
- the galU gene encoding UTP--glucose-1-phosphate uridylyltransferase GalU, translating into MKVTKAVFPAAGLGTRFLPATKSVPKEMLPIVDKPLIQYTVEEAKASGMEEIIMITGMGKTAIENHFDTSFELELHLKEKGKKETLAMMEEISELVNYTYTRQKKPLGLGHAILCAKNMVGDEPFAVFLGDDIIDSRVPAMKQMLRVFKRYASSVVAVKRVPAREAHLYGVVDAEKVAPRVYRVRNLVEKPKGKPPSNLAIIGRYILTPEIFGCLERTRPGKGGEIQLTDAMKGLLKSQELYAYEFEGERYDAGDKFGYLTANIAFGLKHPETGKKLKKFLKGLKL; encoded by the coding sequence ATGAAGGTAACGAAAGCAGTCTTCCCGGCCGCCGGTCTCGGCACGAGGTTTCTGCCCGCCACCAAGAGCGTGCCCAAGGAGATGCTCCCCATCGTGGACAAGCCGCTCATCCAGTACACGGTGGAAGAGGCCAAGGCCTCGGGCATGGAGGAGATCATCATGATCACCGGCATGGGGAAGACCGCCATAGAGAACCACTTCGACACCTCGTTCGAACTCGAGCTGCACTTGAAGGAGAAGGGCAAGAAGGAAACGCTCGCGATGATGGAGGAGATCTCGGAGCTGGTCAACTACACATACACCCGGCAGAAGAAGCCGCTCGGGCTCGGGCACGCCATACTCTGCGCGAAGAACATGGTGGGAGACGAACCGTTTGCGGTCTTCCTCGGAGATGATATAATAGACTCCAGGGTGCCGGCCATGAAACAGATGCTCCGGGTCTTCAAGCGCTACGCATCGAGTGTCGTCGCCGTAAAGCGGGTCCCCGCCAGGGAGGCCCACCTCTACGGGGTCGTGGACGCCGAAAAGGTAGCCCCCAGGGTATACCGGGTCCGCAACCTGGTCGAAAAACCGAAGGGGAAGCCGCCGTCGAACCTGGCCATAATCGGCAGGTACATACTGACCCCCGAGATATTCGGCTGTCTCGAGCGGACCCGGCCCGGCAAGGGCGGCGAAATACAACTGACCGACGCCATGAAGGGGCTCCTTAAAAGCCAGGAGTTATACGCCTACGAGTTCGAGGGGGAGCGCTACGACGCCGGGGATAAGTTCGGCTACCTCACGGCCAACATAGCCTTCGGCCTCAAGCACCCCGAAACCGGCAAAAAACTCAAGAAGTTCCTGAAAGGGCTTAAGCTGTGA
- a CDS encoding ComEC/Rec2 family competence protein, with protein sequence LPLWEGLSGVLLLGADAAVEVGVWFVRFFAELPYASVRVTTPTVVEVALFFLLIVSAAEASKKRTALWPVPVLLLALMVDTGWWRYQGLLKDDLTVTFISVGQGDSALVEFPGGETMLVDGGGVYRSGFDVGESVVAPVLWGRKIKRIDYLVLSHAQRDHMGGLGFIAGNFSPREFWWNGYGKLGELGDALALSGTEVVRVSTSTPPRDIGGVRVEFLHPPKDTPFPFDMNNNSVVLKLTHGSRSFLFSGDVGGEVEQYIASADVKADVLKVPHHGSRTSSSAPFIDGVAPVFAVVSAGQGNPFGFPHPETTERYSSRGVRLLRTDRHGAVTVVTDGETLDVDTYLTGPVR encoded by the coding sequence CCTGCCTCTATGGGAGGGGCTTTCGGGCGTGCTGCTCCTCGGTGCCGATGCGGCCGTGGAGGTGGGCGTGTGGTTCGTACGCTTCTTCGCGGAGCTGCCCTACGCCTCGGTCCGTGTAACGACGCCGACCGTGGTAGAGGTGGCGCTCTTCTTTTTGCTTATCGTGTCGGCGGCGGAGGCGTCGAAGAAGCGTACGGCGCTCTGGCCCGTCCCGGTCCTGCTCCTCGCGCTCATGGTCGATACCGGCTGGTGGCGCTACCAAGGGCTATTGAAGGACGACCTTACGGTAACCTTCATAAGCGTCGGGCAGGGGGACTCCGCACTCGTTGAGTTCCCCGGAGGCGAGACCATGCTCGTGGACGGAGGGGGGGTCTACCGCTCCGGCTTCGACGTGGGCGAGAGTGTCGTTGCCCCGGTCCTCTGGGGCAGGAAGATAAAACGGATCGACTACCTTGTCTTGAGCCACGCCCAGCGCGACCACATGGGCGGGCTCGGCTTCATCGCCGGGAACTTCTCCCCGCGGGAGTTCTGGTGGAACGGCTATGGAAAGCTCGGGGAGCTCGGAGACGCTCTTGCCCTCTCCGGCACCGAGGTCGTAAGGGTCTCCACCTCCACGCCCCCGAGGGATATAGGAGGGGTGCGGGTAGAGTTCCTCCATCCGCCGAAAGATACTCCGTTCCCCTTCGACATGAACAACAACTCCGTCGTACTGAAACTCACTCACGGCAGCCGGAGTTTTCTCTTCTCCGGGGACGTGGGGGGTGAAGTGGAACAGTATATCGCCTCCGCCGACGTCAAGGCCGATGTCTTGAAGGTGCCGCACCACGGGAGCCGCACTTCCTCGTCCGCCCCGTTCATAGACGGCGTGGCTCCGGTCTTTGCCGTGGTCTCCGCGGGGCAAGGGAATCCCTTCGGCTTTCCGCACCCGGAGACAACGGAACGCTACTCGTCCCGGGGCGTAAGGCTCCTGCGTACCGACAGGCACGGCGCGGTAACCGTGGTAACGGACGGGGAAACCCTTGACGTCGATACCTATTTGACGGGTCCGGTAAGGTAG
- the thiL gene encoding thiamine-phosphate kinase, protein MRLKDLGEGPLIKLLEERFAEPHPRIVKAIGDDAAVTLQSDGACLLSTTDIMVEDVHFSLAYTSPYLLGRKSVSISLSDIAAMGGRPCFLLVSLAMPPSTEGEFIDELYRGIKDSSEEFGVRLIGGNSSASSDGDGEGGGLVVGTTVLGEAERAAVLLRSGAQPGETVFVTGTLGDAALGLKALKENGQAALEGPLGRAAMKQLDPAPRVREGEELAKRGLASAMIDVSDGLVRDLKHICSESGVGAEVELGRLPLSDLMKGCLSENPELKHLPLSGGEDYELLFTAPEGKEREVSRLAEETGTLITPIGRVLPPEKGVTVIGEDGRPVSLASDGFEHFTR, encoded by the coding sequence ATGCGCCTTAAGGATCTCGGCGAAGGCCCCCTCATAAAACTCCTCGAAGAGAGGTTCGCGGAACCCCACCCACGCATAGTAAAGGCCATAGGGGACGACGCGGCCGTAACGCTCCAGAGCGACGGCGCCTGTCTGCTCTCCACCACGGACATCATGGTGGAGGACGTACATTTTTCCCTCGCCTACACCTCCCCTTACCTCCTGGGCAGGAAGTCCGTAAGCATCTCGCTATCCGACATAGCGGCCATGGGCGGACGGCCCTGCTTCCTGCTCGTCTCCCTCGCCATGCCGCCTTCCACCGAAGGAGAGTTCATCGACGAGCTCTACCGCGGCATAAAGGACTCCTCCGAAGAATTCGGGGTGCGGCTCATCGGGGGCAACAGCTCGGCCTCTTCGGACGGGGATGGGGAGGGGGGGGGGCTCGTCGTCGGCACGACCGTTCTCGGCGAGGCAGAAAGGGCGGCGGTTCTGTTAAGAAGCGGGGCGCAACCAGGGGAAACCGTCTTCGTAACCGGCACGCTCGGGGATGCCGCCCTCGGACTGAAAGCCCTAAAGGAGAACGGACAGGCGGCCCTGGAGGGGCCGTTAGGGCGGGCGGCCATGAAGCAGCTCGACCCGGCCCCGAGGGTAAGAGAAGGCGAGGAGCTCGCAAAGAGGGGGCTTGCGAGTGCGATGATAGACGTAAGCGACGGACTGGTCCGCGACCTCAAGCATATCTGTAGTGAGAGCGGCGTCGGCGCCGAGGTGGAGCTCGGGAGATTACCGCTCTCGGACCTCATGAAAGGGTGCCTCTCCGAAAACCCGGAGCTTAAACATCTCCCTCTATCCGGCGGGGAGGACTACGAACTGCTCTTTACCGCCCCGGAGGGAAAAGAGCGGGAGGTCTCGCGCCTGGCAGAAGAGACCGGGACACTGATAACCCCCATAGGCCGGGTCCTTCCGCCGGAGAAGGGCGTTACGGTCATAGGGGAAGACGGCAGGCCCGTCTCCCTTGCCTCCGACGGCTTCGAGCACTTCACGCGGTAG
- a CDS encoding glycosyltransferase family 39 protein codes for MNARPGTSAFGFLAVFGFALLVRAAYLYSQAENPFSSYPLSDSMTYIMDAERILGGDWLGKQVFTFGGGAFYPYFLAVLFAVFGKNYLAVQAAQCLMGAASSGVIYLIGQRLYGTGVGLATGLWAALFAPFLFHEGLMLSSAPAILFLSLSLYCLLLSFDSGKPGRALLAGLFLGLSALNRPNVLLLAPVYFLWTVIAGPNPSLKKAAPYALVLGTLMVLLPVTLRNYKVGDDFVLISSGGGFSFFLGNNPAAPGILDVPMGLGISNDANIYSSAHALAEQRSGKRLKPSEGSRFWFRLGTEFLKDSPGKAASLYLKKLHLFWSELEITNIYKYGFFRNYSPVLLGPLQGFGMLAVMGLLGAFWMLFSGTKEEKLLPALLFAYMLSVVPFFISSKLRVPVSVFLFPCAGYALKRLTIAGGLRTRTAAAALSVILFLFVYRGMDDEIRKASESNAFAYLHLATRAVNSGDYARAMEFYDRVLEDRPEALTVAADAARVAEKTGDIERARELYGGILARLGLPPSDGRAVTFSWSNPYSMAGYRALLRLGIIRFNEGDYVGAEELLKPAAIGYPMGLPAHRYLAMSYEKQGKLKQALDEYETSLRILPRDANIRRKVLELRSRPH; via the coding sequence ATGAACGCACGCCCCGGCACAAGTGCTTTCGGCTTCCTCGCGGTATTCGGCTTCGCCCTTCTGGTACGGGCGGCATATCTCTACTCCCAGGCCGAAAACCCCTTCAGCTCTTATCCCCTGAGCGATTCCATGACCTATATAATGGACGCCGAGAGGATACTCGGCGGAGACTGGCTCGGGAAGCAGGTCTTCACATTCGGCGGGGGCGCCTTTTACCCGTACTTCCTGGCCGTGCTGTTCGCCGTCTTCGGCAAGAACTATCTCGCCGTACAGGCGGCGCAGTGCCTGATGGGGGCGGCAAGCTCCGGTGTCATCTACCTTATCGGGCAGCGCCTGTACGGCACGGGGGTCGGGCTGGCAACGGGGCTCTGGGCCGCGCTCTTCGCCCCGTTCCTCTTCCACGAGGGGCTTATGCTCTCGAGCGCGCCGGCAATACTCTTCCTCTCGCTCTCGCTCTACTGCCTGCTCCTTTCGTTCGACTCCGGGAAGCCGGGCCGAGCGCTCCTTGCGGGGCTCTTTCTCGGACTCTCGGCGCTGAACAGGCCCAACGTCCTGCTCCTGGCACCGGTCTACTTCCTATGGACGGTCATTGCCGGACCGAACCCCTCTTTGAAAAAAGCGGCCCCGTACGCCCTCGTCCTGGGGACGCTCATGGTCCTCCTTCCGGTGACGCTTCGCAACTACAAGGTCGGCGACGACTTCGTGCTTATATCCTCCGGCGGCGGCTTCAGCTTCTTCCTCGGCAACAACCCCGCCGCCCCGGGCATATTAGACGTCCCAATGGGGTTGGGCATAAGTAACGACGCGAACATATACTCCAGCGCCCACGCCCTGGCTGAGCAAAGGTCCGGCAAGAGGTTAAAGCCGTCGGAGGGCTCGCGCTTCTGGTTCCGTCTCGGCACGGAGTTCCTTAAGGACTCTCCGGGAAAGGCGGCCTCGCTCTACCTGAAAAAGCTCCATCTCTTCTGGAGCGAGCTGGAGATAACCAACATATATAAGTACGGCTTCTTTCGGAACTACTCGCCGGTCCTGCTCGGGCCGCTCCAGGGCTTCGGCATGCTGGCGGTTATGGGGCTGCTGGGCGCGTTCTGGATGCTCTTCTCGGGCACGAAGGAGGAAAAACTCCTGCCGGCGCTGCTGTTCGCCTACATGCTCTCGGTTGTACCGTTCTTCATCTCCTCGAAGCTGCGCGTGCCCGTCTCGGTCTTTCTCTTCCCATGCGCGGGATACGCGTTAAAGCGCCTTACCATCGCCGGGGGGTTGCGCACGAGGACAGCGGCAGCGGCCCTGAGCGTCATCCTCTTTCTATTCGTATACCGGGGCATGGACGACGAGATAAGAAAGGCGTCGGAGTCGAATGCGTTCGCCTATCTGCATTTGGCCACAAGGGCCGTCAACTCCGGGGACTACGCCCGGGCCATGGAGTTCTATGACCGGGTCCTGGAGGACCGGCCGGAGGCCCTGACGGTCGCTGCCGACGCCGCCCGGGTGGCCGAGAAGACCGGGGATATCGAGAGAGCAAGGGAGCTGTACGGCGGAATACTCGCCAGGCTGGGCCTTCCGCCCTCGGACGGAAGAGCGGTCACGTTTTCATGGTCGAACCCATACAGTATGGCAGGCTACAGGGCGCTCTTGAGGTTGGGAATTATACGCTTCAACGAGGGGGATTACGTCGGGGCGGAAGAACTCCTGAAACCTGCGGCGATTGGTTACCCGATGGGGCTTCCGGCCCACCGCTACCTTGCGATGTCGTACGAAAAACAGGGGAAGCTCAAGCAAGCGCTGGACGAATACGAAACGTCTCTACGGATACTCCCGCGCGATGCTAACATACGCCGGAAGGTCTTGGAACTGAGATCACGACCTCACTGA
- the lon gene encoding endopeptidase La, whose translation MAEEQTTNEEQITIPDTLPVLPVRDVVIFPFMIVPLFVGREKSINAVDAALTKDRLLFMSAQKDSSKEEPEPADLYDFGTVGMIMRMLKLPDGRVKILVQGLARGKATRFPQVNPFYTASVKQVKDRPAETLDVATEALIRNVRDLLEKLASMGKAAFPEVLTVLDTVKEPGKLADLVATNLALEVEEAQEVLETTNQVKRLEKVNELLVKELQVTQVQAKIQTQAREEMDKSQREYYLREQMKAIKTELGDIEDTEEIETFKEQIKKARMPKDVEKEAMKQAERLDTMHPDTAEAALIRTYLEWLVELPWKKQTRDTLNIPKARKVLDDDHYDLDKVKERILEYLAVRKLKRKTRGPILCFAGPPGVGKTSLGRSIARAMGRKFVRISLGGVKDEAEIRGHRRTYVGALPGRIIQAMKQAGTQNPVFMMDEIDKLGMDFRGDPSAALLEVLDPEQNYAFSDHYLNVPFDLSKVMFITTANLPDSIPGPLMDRMETIDIPGYTEEEKVAIAMKYIVPRQIKEHGLSEKLLTIPADTVEKVISEHTREAGLRGLEREIASLCRKVAKKVASGDKKPTVIKPENLHDYLGAEKYMHEAEREKDEIGVATGLAWTPVGGEVLYVEATIMKGKGQLTLTGHLGDVMKESAQAALSYARARAGTHGLPEDFHKNCDIHIHVPSGAIPKDGPSAGITMATTIISALTKTPTDKNVAMTGEITLRGKVLPVGGVKEKCLAALRAKTKTVILPERNRKDLEEIPASVKEQMNIIFVKHMDEVLELVFKKKDGTPKPKAKNSPGKTQARP comes from the coding sequence ATGGCCGAAGAACAGACGACAAACGAAGAGCAGATTACCATACCCGACACCCTGCCGGTCCTTCCGGTAAGGGACGTGGTGATATTCCCGTTCATGATAGTGCCGCTCTTTGTCGGCCGCGAGAAGAGCATAAACGCCGTCGACGCCGCGCTCACCAAGGACAGGCTGCTCTTCATGTCCGCCCAGAAGGACTCCTCCAAGGAAGAGCCCGAGCCCGCGGACCTGTACGACTTCGGGACCGTGGGCATGATCATGAGGATGCTCAAGCTCCCCGACGGGAGGGTGAAGATACTGGTCCAGGGCCTTGCCAGGGGCAAGGCGACCCGCTTCCCGCAAGTAAACCCCTTCTACACCGCGTCCGTAAAGCAGGTGAAGGACCGCCCGGCGGAGACGCTCGACGTGGCGACCGAGGCACTCATACGCAACGTAAGGGACCTTCTCGAAAAGCTCGCATCAATGGGCAAGGCGGCCTTCCCCGAGGTCCTGACGGTGCTCGATACCGTCAAGGAGCCCGGAAAGCTCGCGGACTTGGTGGCCACCAACCTCGCCCTGGAGGTGGAAGAGGCCCAGGAGGTGCTCGAAACCACAAACCAGGTAAAGAGGCTCGAGAAGGTAAACGAACTCCTCGTTAAAGAGCTCCAGGTCACACAGGTGCAGGCCAAGATCCAGACCCAGGCCCGCGAGGAGATGGACAAGAGCCAGAGGGAGTACTACCTGCGCGAGCAGATGAAGGCCATAAAGACCGAACTCGGCGACATAGAGGATACCGAGGAGATAGAGACCTTCAAGGAGCAGATAAAGAAGGCCCGCATGCCGAAGGACGTGGAAAAGGAGGCCATGAAGCAGGCCGAGAGGCTCGACACCATGCACCCGGATACGGCCGAGGCCGCGCTCATAAGGACCTACCTGGAGTGGCTTGTCGAGCTCCCGTGGAAAAAACAGACGAGGGACACGCTCAACATCCCAAAGGCCCGGAAGGTCCTCGACGACGACCACTACGACCTGGACAAGGTGAAGGAGCGGATACTCGAGTACCTGGCCGTCAGGAAGCTGAAGAGAAAGACCCGCGGCCCCATACTATGCTTCGCCGGCCCCCCGGGGGTCGGGAAGACCTCGCTCGGACGCTCTATCGCAAGGGCGATGGGCAGGAAGTTCGTAAGGATATCGCTCGGTGGGGTCAAGGACGAAGCCGAAATAAGGGGACACAGGCGCACGTACGTGGGGGCGCTGCCGGGCAGGATTATCCAGGCCATGAAGCAGGCCGGCACGCAGAACCCCGTCTTCATGATGGACGAGATAGACAAGCTCGGCATGGACTTCAGGGGGGACCCGTCCGCGGCACTCCTGGAGGTGCTCGACCCCGAGCAGAACTACGCCTTCAGCGACCACTACCTGAACGTCCCCTTCGACCTCTCGAAGGTCATGTTCATAACAACCGCCAACCTCCCCGACTCCATACCCGGCCCGCTTATGGACAGGATGGAGACTATAGACATCCCCGGCTACACCGAGGAGGAGAAGGTGGCCATAGCCATGAAGTACATAGTCCCGCGGCAGATAAAGGAGCACGGCCTGAGCGAAAAGCTCCTGACCATACCGGCCGATACGGTCGAGAAGGTAATAAGCGAGCACACCCGGGAGGCGGGCCTTCGGGGGCTCGAGCGCGAGATCGCGAGCCTGTGCCGGAAGGTGGCCAAGAAGGTGGCCTCCGGCGATAAAAAGCCCACCGTCATAAAGCCGGAAAACCTGCATGACTACCTCGGCGCCGAGAAGTACATGCACGAGGCCGAGCGGGAAAAGGACGAGATAGGCGTGGCGACCGGGCTTGCATGGACGCCGGTGGGAGGAGAGGTCCTCTACGTCGAGGCCACCATCATGAAGGGCAAGGGCCAGCTCACCCTCACCGGGCACCTCGGCGACGTCATGAAGGAGTCCGCCCAGGCCGCGCTCAGCTACGCCAGGGCGCGGGCCGGCACCCACGGCCTGCCCGAGGACTTCCACAAGAACTGCGACATACACATCCACGTACCGTCCGGCGCCATCCCCAAGGACGGCCCGTCGGCGGGAATAACCATGGCCACCACCATCATATCCGCGCTCACCAAGACCCCGACCGACAAGAACGTGGCGATGACCGGGGAGATTACCTTGAGGGGAAAGGTCCTTCCGGTGGGAGGCGTAAAGGAAAAATGCCTTGCCGCGCTCAGGGCCAAGACCAAGACCGTCATCCTGCCCGAAAGGAACAGGAAGGACCTCGAGGAGATACCCGCAAGCGTAAAGGAGCAGATGAATATAATCTTCGTCAAGCACATGGACGAGGTGCTCGAGCTTGTATTCAAAAAAAAAGACGGAACGCCTAAGCCCAAGGCAAAGAACTCCCCCGGAAAGACACAGGCAAGACCCTGA
- a CDS encoding Hsp20/alpha crystallin family protein: MAKASKKVRSVSSAPDQTETVQSLISDMEEILHSDGSKPIGNMPRADIFSTSDDFVVVEVELPGVRSEDIEVTLFKNALSIKALKYECFEDNRVNYVCMERSFGRLFRTIEIPQVVNPAKAKAVYKGGVLTIRMPRVEEKRGRLQHIPVEQS, translated from the coding sequence ATGGCAAAAGCATCCAAAAAGGTCCGGAGCGTGAGCTCCGCACCGGACCAGACCGAAACGGTGCAGTCGCTGATCTCGGACATGGAGGAGATCCTGCACTCGGATGGGTCCAAGCCCATAGGCAACATGCCCAGGGCCGACATCTTTTCGACCTCCGACGACTTCGTTGTGGTGGAAGTCGAACTGCCCGGGGTGCGGTCCGAGGACATAGAGGTAACGCTCTTTAAGAACGCGCTCAGCATAAAGGCGCTCAAGTACGAGTGCTTCGAGGACAACAGGGTCAACTACGTCTGCATGGAGAGGTCCTTCGGGAGGCTCTTCAGGACCATCGAGATACCACAGGTGGTCAACCCGGCAAAGGCGAAGGCCGTATACAAAGGCGGCGTACTCACGATAAGGATGCCGAGGGTCGAGGAAAAACGCGGAAGGTTGCAGCATATCCCCGTAGAGCAGTCTTAG
- the larC gene encoding nickel pincer cofactor biosynthesis protein LarC, with product MKLLYFDCPAGISGDMCMAALLDLGVDIKKVRSELKKLPVGGYTIKTTRERRHSIEGASFKVGVKESRHHRTFKDIKGLIEKSKLSKDVKSLSTSIFRKLAEAEGRVHAVAPGKVQFHEVGAIDSIVDIVGTAIAVTELKADRVYASPLPLGSGLVETSHGTMPVPAPATLELLKGVPVLPSPVARELTTPTGAAILKTLCAGFGEMPAMTVEGIGYGAGSGKFKEIPNLVRVVLGEGTHAASGLTVIETNIDDMSPQLAGHLMEKLFAAGALDVYFTAVQMKKSRPGVLLTVLTDEGRKKTLTDIIFEESTTIGVRAWPVERRCLERKMIKVKTKYGTVGVKLSLKDGQVVNLHPEYEDCRRAADRKKVPLKAVMDAAREAVGKKQ from the coding sequence ATGAAACTTCTATACTTCGATTGCCCGGCAGGTATAAGCGGGGACATGTGCATGGCCGCGCTTCTGGACCTCGGGGTCGACATAAAGAAAGTCCGCAGCGAGTTGAAAAAACTCCCGGTCGGCGGCTATACCATAAAGACCACCAGGGAGCGGCGTCACTCGATAGAGGGCGCAAGCTTCAAGGTCGGCGTAAAGGAGAGCCGCCACCACCGGACGTTCAAGGACATAAAGGGGCTCATCGAGAAGAGCAAGCTCTCCAAAGACGTAAAGAGCCTTAGCACCTCCATATTCAGAAAGCTCGCCGAGGCCGAGGGACGGGTGCACGCCGTAGCGCCGGGGAAGGTACAGTTCCATGAGGTCGGGGCAATCGACTCGATAGTGGACATAGTGGGTACTGCCATAGCCGTAACCGAGCTCAAGGCGGACAGGGTTTACGCCTCTCCCCTGCCGCTCGGGTCTGGGTTGGTCGAGACCTCCCACGGCACGATGCCCGTACCCGCGCCCGCCACGCTCGAACTCCTGAAGGGCGTGCCAGTACTCCCCTCGCCCGTCGCTAGAGAGCTCACCACCCCCACGGGAGCGGCGATACTGAAGACCCTCTGCGCGGGCTTCGGAGAAATGCCCGCGATGACGGTCGAAGGGATAGGCTACGGCGCGGGGAGCGGAAAGTTCAAAGAGATACCCAACCTGGTCCGGGTGGTGCTCGGCGAGGGCACGCATGCGGCTTCCGGCCTTACCGTCATAGAGACCAACATAGACGACATGAGTCCGCAGCTTGCTGGCCATCTAATGGAAAAGCTCTTCGCCGCCGGAGCGCTGGACGTCTACTTCACCGCGGTGCAGATGAAGAAGTCCAGGCCCGGCGTGCTCCTTACGGTGCTCACGGACGAAGGGAGGAAGAAAACCCTTACGGACATAATCTTCGAGGAGTCGACCACCATAGGCGTAAGGGCCTGGCCGGTCGAGAGGCGTTGCCTCGAACGGAAGATGATAAAGGTGAAGACAAAGTACGGCACCGTGGGTGTGAAGCTCTCGCTAAAGGACGGACAGGTGGTGAACCTCCACCCCGAGTACGAGGACTGCCGTAGGGCCGCCGACAGGAAGAAAGTGCCGCTCAAGGCGGTGATGGACGCGGCAAGGGAGGCAGTCGGCAAAAAACAATAG
- a CDS encoding DUF4124 domain-containing protein, with protein sequence MRAFFFIAVLLIMGVLAPPSAFADFYQWRDEKGVLHVADDLEKVPQEYRGKAEIFKTTPGEEPSEKPTRPAPPRSSPRPDTGEELYGDRTLSWWKRAFSDKRREIGEYEGKQEQKSAYVEVFEKGRRFGQIYTKEEIDAYERYKKELPGIEKTLAKLRSQLDTLKRKARLGGVSKKIREGQ encoded by the coding sequence ATGAGGGCGTTTTTCTTCATAGCCGTGTTACTTATAATGGGGGTTCTGGCCCCCCCCTCCGCGTTCGCCGACTTCTACCAGTGGAGAGACGAGAAGGGGGTGCTCCATGTCGCGGACGACCTGGAGAAGGTCCCCCAGGAGTACCGGGGCAAGGCGGAGATCTTTAAGACCACGCCCGGCGAGGAGCCGTCCGAAAAGCCCACCCGTCCGGCCCCGCCCAGGTCTTCCCCCAGGCCGGACACCGGAGAGGAGCTTTACGGCGACCGTACGCTCTCGTGGTGGAAGAGGGCCTTTAGCGACAAGAGAAGAGAGATAGGCGAGTACGAAGGGAAGCAAGAGCAAAAGAGCGCCTACGTGGAGGTCTTTGAAAAGGGCAGGAGGTTCGGGCAGATATACACCAAGGAAGAGATAGATGCTTACGAGAGGTACAAAAAGGAACTCCCCGGGATAGAGAAAACACTCGCCAAACTGCGCTCCCAGCTGGATACGCTTAAGAGGAAGGCCAGACTCGGCGGAGTGTCGAAGAAGATAAGGGAGGGTCAGTGA
- the larB gene encoding nickel pincer cofactor biosynthesis protein LarB produces MNVKTLKKLLANVKKGNLSIPDALQELKSLPFEELDFATIDTHRSLRQGFPEVIYGEGKSTAQIKEIARRMAGRGENVLITRLDARKAGALKRSFPKAEHNGIARTVFIKSHPIKKAGRGTVLVVCAGTSDVPVAEEAVVTAECMGNRVGRLYDVGVAGIHRLLHKKKALFDANVLIVVAGMEGALPSVVAGLVARPVVAVPTSVGYGANLGGLTTLMAMLTSCAAGVSVVNIDNGFGAAYAASLINRE; encoded by the coding sequence ATGAACGTAAAGACTCTTAAAAAACTGCTCGCCAATGTAAAGAAGGGAAACCTCTCGATCCCGGACGCCCTTCAAGAGCTAAAGTCCCTCCCGTTCGAGGAGCTCGACTTCGCCACCATCGACACGCACCGCTCGCTCAGGCAGGGCTTTCCCGAGGTCATATACGGCGAGGGCAAGAGCACGGCCCAGATAAAGGAGATCGCAAGGCGCATGGCCGGACGCGGCGAGAACGTGCTCATTACAAGGCTCGATGCGAGGAAGGCCGGGGCCTTAAAGAGGAGCTTTCCGAAAGCCGAGCACAACGGGATTGCGAGGACCGTATTCATAAAGTCGCACCCGATAAAGAAGGCCGGACGCGGCACGGTGCTCGTCGTATGCGCCGGGACCTCGGACGTGCCCGTGGCCGAGGAGGCCGTGGTTACGGCCGAGTGCATGGGCAACAGGGTCGGAAGGCTCTACGACGTCGGCGTGGCGGGGATCCACAGACTCCTGCATAAGAAGAAGGCGCTCTTCGACGCCAACGTCCTCATAGTCGTCGCCGGGATGGAGGGGGCGCTTCCGAGTGTCGTCGCCGGGCTTGTGGCGCGGCCCGTGGTGGCCGTGCCCACTTCGGTCGGCTACGGCGCGAACCTCGGGGGGCTTACCACACTCATGGCAATGCTCACCTCGTGCGCCGCCGGGGTGAGTGTCGTCAACATAGACAACGGCTTCGGCGCGGCCTACGCGGCGAGCCTTATAAACAGGGAGTAG